A single region of the Saprospiraceae bacterium genome encodes:
- a CDS encoding protein kinase, translating to MPKVKYILHSRCRLLPLKEIKKKKLPNVQEVRDILAEKLFVLEENGCWHLLNNTIKHFLAAFQTPTSLPQVIQQFAQMAGCQPNEIKPIMRQFFDDMVDRGFLIKHTQQLNCAPSKMNRAIFRKGQKIEDYKIIRQIYKNPDLEIYLGQHLKKLQFAAIKVLRTAEKASSKQQLAEKNAFLQEFKLMQELNGHPNVCQCYALVDKPSYTLGILSYVEGPGLRSFIKKQKPDLTTTLQLIEQILAAMSFVHQRKVLHGDIHLSNFIVDANSNRIILIDFNLSNREMPKEDEIIREGGVYQYIPPEKLDARAFQFVNNRSDYCSEVFQLGVVIYYMLYHDMPFDDFSWQALAKRILEDEPDYPLVTPQLERIPVFALNLLKKSLQKKPKERFSSAIQFYKSWQKERQSEDYVYEKNNYRSTAQ from the coding sequence ATGCCTAAAGTAAAATACATTCTACACAGCAGGTGTCGGTTACTTCCTTTGAAAGAAATAAAAAAGAAAAAACTCCCTAATGTTCAGGAAGTCAGGGATATCCTTGCGGAAAAATTATTCGTATTAGAAGAAAATGGCTGCTGGCATCTTTTGAATAACACGATTAAACACTTTCTTGCTGCATTCCAAACCCCTACCAGTTTGCCACAAGTAATCCAACAATTTGCTCAAATGGCAGGTTGCCAACCCAATGAAATCAAACCTATCATGCGCCAGTTTTTTGATGACATGGTAGATAGAGGCTTCCTCATAAAACACACCCAACAATTAAATTGCGCACCCTCAAAAATGAATCGTGCCATCTTTCGTAAAGGCCAAAAAATAGAAGACTATAAAATTATCCGCCAAATTTATAAAAATCCAGATCTGGAAATTTACCTGGGGCAACACCTTAAAAAGCTACAATTCGCTGCAATAAAAGTACTTCGAACAGCCGAAAAAGCTTCGTCCAAACAACAATTGGCAGAAAAAAATGCATTCCTACAAGAATTTAAACTGATGCAAGAACTCAACGGCCATCCCAATGTGTGTCAGTGTTATGCCTTAGTCGACAAACCATCCTATACCCTCGGCATTTTATCCTATGTTGAAGGGCCCGGCCTCCGTAGCTTCATCAAAAAACAAAAGCCTGACTTGACAACTACCCTCCAGTTGATCGAACAAATCCTTGCTGCCATGTCCTTTGTTCATCAGCGAAAGGTCCTCCACGGCGATATTCACCTGAGCAATTTCATTGTAGATGCCAACAGTAATCGTATTATTCTTATCGACTTCAATTTGTCAAACCGGGAAATGCCCAAGGAGGATGAAATCATAAGAGAAGGCGGTGTTTACCAATATATCCCACCGGAAAAACTGGATGCTCGCGCCTTTCAATTTGTCAATAACCGCTCCGATTATTGCTCAGAAGTTTTTCAGCTCGGAGTGGTTATTTACTACATGCTCTACCATGATATGCCATTTGATGATTTTAGCTGGCAGGCATTGGCCAAACGTATCCTGGAGGATGAACCTGACTACCCCCTCGTAACACCCCAACTTGAACGCATTCCGGTATTTGCCTTAAACCTTTTGAAAAAAAGCCTCCAGAAAAAGCCCAAAGAAAGGTTTTCCTCCGCTATCCAATTTTATAAATCCTGGCAAAAAGAACGTCAATCTGAAGATTATGTTTACGAAAAAAACAATTATCGATCAACAGCGCAGTAG
- a CDS encoding ATP-binding cassette domain-containing protein translates to MFTKKTIIDQQRSSNDCGISAVKTVCNILDVNISRGMIEDHIALDQQGATLESLDQFFRQFGFSTKFQLLDVHSVEENEAEINDLCPFITPIKSRRGLHYIVIEKFQKGHFHVLDPVQVKGYKLNLQAFRHQAYFSKAMLELVELEDALRVKIKEELSQRPIQMPKVYTGKALVELFNKLNYFNYIKTNYPFQSEAIENGFLEDLIHQQDLASIPLSFRSLKLIHQNLEIEAPVILSIEKTDKVIQPEDTDQEANVYLKLFKSIRGIRDLWAIFIMTTFIAAGITYVAVFINQILIDHILPSYQINTLTLFAVGVGIFYLSDLIFSSFKRYFAIHLGNVFDRYFLMVFDNRLNDYSIRYLESFRRGDLVERLSDSMKVKSFFMDFFSKIFINVVIAFFSIAILVMINWQLALIVLLVLFVFAGLFYSLTPFIQKLEQQRFSKKADFFSRFMEKIDGIQVIKALQLEHYSSDEIKSNVDALIQVRTKSRYLGLLNSFMTSLITSLAILAIIVIASREMILHNAITLGMIITFIALSKKIFSAFSALLDYNLSLQENQVILHRFFDFKDPEIKPIQLAAVNQIQQFNLERLQLQDISFAYLDQQYILKGLQLDIHAGQKIWIQGRNGSGKSTLCKILSFLYQPTQGSVLVNGLDASMFDLRRLGSKIAFVSGDDLIFNESILFNIAFGQPVDIKKVIRLAKALDFYDFIDSQADKFNHVIHERGRNLSTGQRRKLLLLRALMTKADLIILDEIFNGIDQEAKYKAEMLINSLDKRTFIIISHMPVEEIIFNQKYKLENGYLLEQTAENIYAH, encoded by the coding sequence ATGTTTACGAAAAAAACAATTATCGATCAACAGCGCAGTAGCAATGATTGCGGCATTAGCGCAGTCAAAACCGTCTGTAATATCCTGGATGTAAACATCAGCAGAGGAATGATCGAAGATCATATTGCCTTGGATCAACAAGGCGCCACGCTGGAAAGTCTCGACCAGTTCTTTCGACAATTTGGCTTCTCCACTAAATTCCAATTGCTGGATGTCCATTCGGTAGAAGAAAATGAAGCAGAGATCAATGACCTTTGCCCTTTTATCACTCCTATCAAAAGTAGAAGAGGACTCCATTATATCGTTATTGAAAAATTTCAAAAAGGTCATTTCCATGTACTAGACCCAGTCCAGGTCAAAGGCTATAAACTTAATCTACAAGCCTTCAGGCATCAAGCCTATTTTTCAAAGGCCATGCTTGAATTGGTTGAGTTGGAAGATGCCCTCAGGGTAAAAATCAAAGAAGAATTGAGTCAAAGGCCCATCCAAATGCCCAAAGTATACACGGGAAAAGCCTTGGTTGAGCTATTCAACAAACTTAACTACTTCAACTATATCAAAACCAACTACCCTTTCCAAAGCGAAGCAATAGAAAACGGTTTTCTGGAAGATTTAATTCATCAGCAAGATTTGGCATCCATTCCACTCAGTTTCAGAAGCTTAAAACTCATCCATCAAAACCTTGAAATCGAAGCACCTGTTATTTTATCCATCGAAAAAACGGATAAAGTAATTCAGCCTGAGGACACGGACCAAGAAGCCAATGTTTACTTAAAACTATTCAAAAGTATTCGAGGTATTCGAGACCTTTGGGCCATCTTCATCATGACTACCTTTATTGCAGCAGGTATTACCTATGTTGCTGTATTTATCAATCAAATTCTCATTGATCATATCTTGCCTTCTTACCAAATCAATACGCTCACACTTTTTGCGGTAGGAGTAGGAATTTTTTACTTATCAGACCTTATCTTTTCTAGCTTTAAACGCTATTTCGCCATCCACCTCGGGAACGTTTTTGATCGGTACTTCTTAATGGTTTTTGATAATCGCTTGAACGACTATTCCATCCGCTATTTGGAAAGTTTCCGACGCGGTGATTTGGTTGAAAGACTCAGCGATTCGATGAAAGTGAAGTCCTTCTTCATGGATTTCTTCTCCAAGATATTTATCAATGTGGTTATTGCCTTTTTTTCCATCGCTATTCTAGTGATGATAAACTGGCAACTTGCCCTGATTGTACTCTTGGTTTTGTTCGTATTTGCAGGCCTTTTTTATAGCTTAACGCCCTTTATCCAAAAACTAGAACAACAGCGGTTTTCCAAAAAAGCCGATTTCTTTTCTCGGTTTATGGAAAAAATTGACGGCATACAAGTCATCAAAGCCCTTCAATTAGAACACTATTCCTCGGATGAAATCAAATCCAATGTTGATGCACTCATCCAGGTTAGAACAAAATCCAGGTACCTGGGTTTACTCAATTCCTTTATGACCTCCCTTATAACTTCTTTGGCTATACTCGCTATTATTGTCATTGCCTCGCGTGAAATGATCCTTCACAATGCCATCACTCTTGGGATGATCATTACGTTTATCGCCCTCTCCAAAAAAATATTCAGTGCCTTCAGTGCTTTACTCGATTACAACCTTTCTCTTCAAGAAAACCAGGTTATCCTTCATCGCTTTTTTGACTTTAAAGACCCTGAAATAAAACCAATTCAACTAGCTGCTGTCAACCAAATTCAACAATTCAATTTGGAAAGACTGCAATTACAAGATATTTCTTTTGCCTATCTTGACCAACAATATATTCTCAAAGGGCTCCAACTGGATATCCACGCTGGCCAAAAAATATGGATACAAGGCCGAAATGGCTCCGGGAAGTCAACCCTTTGCAAAATTCTTTCCTTTTTATACCAACCTACCCAAGGAAGCGTCTTGGTAAATGGCCTTGATGCCAGTATGTTTGACCTAAGGCGCCTAGGCTCGAAAATTGCCTTCGTTTCAGGAGACGACCTCATCTTCAATGAATCGATCCTCTTTAATATTGCCTTTGGACAACCTGTCGACATCAAAAAAGTAATACGCCTGGCCAAAGCCCTAGACTTCTATGACTTCATCGATAGCCAAGCTGATAAATTCAACCATGTTATCCATGAAAGAGGCAGAAACCTATCTACTGGCCAAAGACGCAAATTGCTGCTACTTCGTGCACTGATGACCAAAGCAGACCTTATCATCCTTGATGAAATCTTTAATGGAATTGACCAAGAGGCCAAATACAAAGCTGAAATGTTGATCAATAGCCTCGATAAGCGAACATTTATTATTATCTCCCATATGCCTGTCGAGGAAATTATTTTTAACCAAAAATACAAACTAGAAAATGGATATCTACTGGAGCAAACCGCCGAAAACATTTACGCTCATTAA
- a CDS encoding HlyD family efflux transporter periplasmic adaptor subunit yields MDIYWSKPPKTFTLIKIIFGLLASMFVIAILMIFLLKINETVPFQSGEILSRNAPIDYRAPYEATLAEIRVQEGDAVNIGDTLIVLHNEGLLGQYHTAKEGYWLTLANINLYKQQLENLDLKIVKMEEQVKIVESKYYSNHNNRKIELTALEKQVKSQKENIDISEQRLEKEKELLAIGAISQMEYQEKYQAHLEKLNGLTDLQKQHDLQFSSGKGLSNTYDSELKQMQLLILSNDYELVNLKKRLLEEEGRNQEFIDKMELISSELKKLVIISDIEGYISHLFNTKRVANFVEKGTALITIRPKEEEAFYAKLLIPQAAVSKVDTGQVVHFKLDAYNFYQYGILRGRVAHISQQDTSQQFYLLADVSVDKPSIVVKSGFQVKGDIILQEVRLYQFILNRLFHTLDS; encoded by the coding sequence ATGGATATCTACTGGAGCAAACCGCCGAAAACATTTACGCTCATTAAAATCATTTTTGGACTGCTGGCCAGCATGTTTGTCATTGCCATCCTCATGATTTTTCTACTAAAAATTAACGAGACAGTCCCCTTTCAATCAGGTGAAATCCTCTCCCGAAACGCTCCCATCGATTACAGGGCGCCCTATGAAGCAACCTTAGCTGAAATAAGGGTGCAAGAAGGCGATGCCGTCAACATCGGTGATACCCTCATCGTTTTGCACAACGAAGGTTTACTCGGCCAGTACCACACCGCCAAAGAAGGCTACTGGCTCACCCTGGCCAACATAAACCTTTATAAACAACAACTGGAAAACCTCGACCTGAAAATTGTCAAAATGGAGGAACAGGTCAAAATTGTCGAATCTAAATACTATAGCAACCATAATAACCGGAAAATTGAACTGACAGCCTTAGAAAAACAGGTAAAATCCCAAAAAGAAAACATAGACATCTCTGAACAAAGACTTGAAAAAGAAAAGGAATTGTTGGCCATCGGGGCTATTAGCCAAATGGAATACCAGGAAAAATACCAAGCTCACCTGGAAAAACTTAATGGGCTAACCGATTTACAAAAACAACACGATCTCCAATTTAGCTCCGGAAAAGGACTAAGCAATACTTATGATAGTGAACTGAAGCAAATGCAATTGCTGATCCTTTCCAATGATTATGAACTAGTCAATCTAAAAAAACGCCTACTAGAAGAAGAGGGCCGCAACCAGGAATTCATTGACAAAATGGAATTAATCTCATCTGAATTAAAAAAACTTGTTATCATTTCCGACATAGAGGGATACATTTCTCATTTATTTAATACCAAAAGAGTCGCAAATTTTGTTGAAAAAGGAACGGCGCTGATTACTATAAGGCCCAAAGAAGAAGAAGCTTTTTATGCAAAGCTACTAATACCCCAAGCAGCTGTTTCAAAGGTTGATACCGGCCAGGTGGTACATTTCAAATTAGATGCTTACAATTTTTATCAATATGGCATCCTGCGCGGACGTGTGGCCCACATCTCCCAACAAGACACCAGCCAACAGTTTTACCTACTTGCTGATGTATCTGTCGATAAACCCTCCATCGTGGTTAAAAGTGGATTTCAGGTCAAAGGCGATATCATCCTACAAGAGGTCCGGCTTTATCAATTTATATTAAACAGATTATTTCATACCCTAGATAGCTAA
- a CDS encoding YceI family protein, which translates to MTYKNIFFSFLLLSFSLSSQAQVYFTRAGKISFYSNAPMENIEAHNVAATSIFNAQTGQIEFAVLIKAFQFEKALMQEHFNGNYLESSKFPKSTFKGEIVNLSDINFNIDGIYNAVIKGILSIHGVSQNIQAEGKFMIRNGQITATSRFNLAISDYNIKVPNVVRDNIAKVVRVSVDLAFEKMEKGYKK; encoded by the coding sequence ATGACCTATAAAAATATTTTTTTCAGCTTCCTTCTTTTATCCTTTTCCTTGAGCAGCCAAGCCCAGGTCTATTTCACCCGCGCTGGAAAAATATCATTTTATTCTAATGCCCCCATGGAGAATATAGAAGCTCATAATGTTGCGGCAACCAGTATTTTCAATGCCCAGACCGGTCAAATAGAATTTGCAGTACTAATTAAAGCTTTCCAATTCGAAAAAGCCCTGATGCAAGAACATTTTAATGGCAATTATCTCGAGAGTTCAAAGTTTCCTAAAAGCACATTTAAGGGAGAAATCGTCAACCTTTCTGATATTAATTTTAATATCGACGGCATCTATAATGCCGTGATAAAAGGTATATTAAGCATCCACGGTGTCTCTCAAAACATCCAAGCTGAAGGAAAATTCATGATCAGAAATGGTCAAATAACGGCTACATCTCGCTTCAATCTGGCTATTTCTGACTACAATATCAAAGTCCCGAACGTAGTGAGAGATAATATTGCTAAAGTGGTACGCGTAAGCGTTGATTTGGCCTTTGAAAAAATGGAGAAGGGATACAAAAAATAA
- the gldN gene encoding gliding motility protein GldN codes for MKIALKLLGLSLLLFTFAGPIVAQVPDNIMMDAGENDQATQDRPLDDIVEKKTITQKRVLAYDHVREADIFWEKRVWRVIDTREKMNLPFAYPERPLFSILMDAAETGEITVYSVEDDKFSQKLTPDEVKAMGASVDTITTFDPVTYDEKIEIVTNDINPEDVKRFRLKEIWFFDEETSTLQVRILGIAPLLDVKDENTGEFRYEQPMFWVYYPEARETLARERVFNFGNDNTLITWEDLFEMRFFSSYIIKASNVHDRRLQEYLSGVDLLLESEKIRQEIFNFEHDLWSY; via the coding sequence ATGAAGATCGCTCTGAAACTGCTAGGATTAAGCCTGTTGTTATTCACTTTTGCCGGACCGATCGTAGCTCAAGTGCCGGACAACATCATGATGGATGCCGGTGAAAATGACCAGGCTACTCAAGATCGTCCATTAGACGATATCGTCGAAAAAAAGACGATTACTCAAAAACGAGTGTTGGCTTATGACCACGTTCGTGAAGCTGACATTTTCTGGGAAAAACGCGTTTGGCGCGTGATTGATACCCGGGAAAAAATGAACCTCCCTTTTGCCTATCCTGAAAGACCACTTTTTTCTATCTTGATGGATGCTGCTGAAACGGGAGAAATTACTGTCTACAGTGTAGAAGACGATAAGTTTTCTCAAAAACTTACCCCAGATGAAGTAAAGGCAATGGGTGCAAGTGTGGATACTATTACCACGTTTGATCCCGTCACTTACGATGAGAAAATTGAGATCGTAACCAACGATATCAATCCTGAAGATGTAAAACGCTTCCGATTAAAAGAAATCTGGTTTTTTGATGAAGAGACCTCTACCTTGCAGGTTCGGATTTTAGGTATTGCGCCATTATTGGATGTGAAAGACGAAAATACTGGCGAATTCCGCTATGAGCAACCTATGTTTTGGGTGTATTACCCAGAAGCAAGGGAGACCCTAGCTCGTGAGCGTGTATTCAACTTCGGTAATGATAATACCTTAATTACCTGGGAAGATTTGTTTGAAATGCGTTTCTTCTCCAGTTATATTATCAAAGCTTCAAACGTACATGATCGTCGTTTGCAAGAGTATTTGTCTGGTGTTGACTTATTGCTAGAATCTGAAAAAATCAGACAGGAAATATTTAACTTCGAGCATGATCTTTGGTCTTATTAA
- the gldM gene encoding gliding motility protein GldM, with the protein MSIPKEPRQLMINLMYLVLTALLALNVSAEIINAFFLIDKGIAGSNAVIDQSNEFAMTVLGKNADQDKEKYGKLVEAAKEIQAISKEFSKYITETRDGLVDATGQGYFPDDDLKHAGQPKAYKNKDVTTRILVNDGKGAELKERILGDREKILNIINSLNGLPGTAIDDQAIADLEKSITLNISSDWENSKKKSWEEFTFNHMPVASVFPIFTKFKNDMKSSEAAVLNFLVSKVGAESFKVDAFIPIASARKSYVIAGEPYEAEITIGASSKSVYENMVVKVNGSSLPVEEGTAQYKASTSGTGVKEYTVDITLTNPTTQKVETYSKKFEYEVGRRSVTVAADKMNVFYIGVDNPVSVAAAGVSSNELRVSGSGSGLSLKGSGSKYIAEVTEPGVAKISVSGGGLTPTTFEFRSKRIPDPVAKLGNSSGGPMGNGEFKAQGGVLAILEGFDFDARCNIQGFNLTYVAKRQDPVPVINQGPVYSDQAKRLVSQAKPGDIYYFDNVRARCPGDKAGRQINAMVFSIK; encoded by the coding sequence ATGTCAATTCCAAAGGAACCGCGGCAGTTGATGATCAACCTGATGTATCTCGTACTGACGGCCCTGTTGGCCCTCAACGTGTCCGCAGAGATTATCAACGCCTTCTTTTTGATCGATAAAGGTATTGCTGGATCAAACGCTGTGATCGATCAGTCTAATGAATTTGCAATGACTGTCTTGGGCAAAAATGCCGATCAAGACAAAGAGAAATATGGCAAATTAGTAGAAGCTGCTAAGGAAATTCAGGCTATTTCAAAAGAGTTTTCTAAGTACATTACCGAAACTAGAGATGGTTTGGTTGATGCTACTGGTCAGGGATATTTTCCTGATGATGATTTAAAGCATGCAGGTCAGCCTAAAGCCTACAAAAACAAGGATGTAACAACTCGCATCCTAGTCAATGATGGCAAAGGGGCAGAGCTCAAAGAGCGAATTTTAGGCGATAGAGAAAAAATCCTAAACATTATTAATAGCTTAAATGGGCTGCCAGGTACAGCTATCGATGACCAAGCTATTGCAGATTTGGAGAAAAGTATCACTTTGAATATTAGCAGTGATTGGGAAAACTCCAAAAAGAAAAGCTGGGAAGAATTCACTTTCAACCATATGCCAGTCGCTTCTGTTTTCCCTATCTTCACCAAGTTTAAGAACGATATGAAGAGTTCCGAAGCAGCCGTATTAAACTTTTTAGTGAGCAAGGTAGGTGCAGAGTCTTTTAAAGTAGACGCATTCATTCCTATCGCTTCTGCTAGAAAAAGTTACGTGATTGCTGGCGAACCTTATGAGGCTGAGATTACCATTGGGGCTTCCAGTAAGTCTGTATATGAGAACATGGTTGTGAAAGTCAATGGATCTTCCTTACCTGTCGAAGAAGGAACGGCGCAATACAAAGCATCTACCTCCGGTACTGGTGTAAAAGAATATACAGTAGATATCACTTTGACCAATCCTACTACTCAAAAAGTAGAGACTTACTCCAAAAAATTTGAATACGAAGTTGGTCGCCGTAGTGTAACGGTAGCGGCAGACAAAATGAACGTATTCTATATTGGCGTTGATAATCCTGTATCAGTTGCAGCTGCTGGTGTATCCAGTAATGAACTGAGAGTTAGTGGGAGTGGTAGTGGACTTTCGCTGAAAGGGTCAGGCAGTAAATATATAGCGGAGGTTACTGAACCCGGGGTGGCCAAAATCTCTGTTTCAGGTGGAGGACTTACGCCCACTACCTTTGAATTTCGCTCCAAGCGTATTCCTGACCCAGTGGCCAAGCTAGGAAACTCATCAGGAGGGCCAATGGGTAACGGAGAATTCAAAGCACAAGGTGGGGTATTAGCAATCTTAGAAGGTTTTGACTTCGACGCCCGCTGTAATATTCAAGGCTTTAACCTGACTTATGTGGCCAAACGCCAGGACCCCGTTCCTGTCATTAATCAAGGCCCTGTATATAGCGACCAAGCCAAGCGATTGGTTTCGCAAGCTAAACCAGGAGACATCTATTATTTTGATAATGTTCGAGCCAGATGTCCAGGTGATAAAGCAGGCCGCCAAATCAATGCGATGGTATTTTCGATAAAATAA
- the gldL gene encoding gliding motility protein GldL, translated as MSFLKSKGFKYIKNLIIGAGACVVLLGALFKILSWPFADEMLMAGMFTEAGIFLFLGIIGPDKDYYWEKLYPGLDNYHSNIQPISAGPMAVTPQTPALNGEIVEQQLGGMLTELQVMAKSLSSLKALQEVDFSGTSDQIKAMGNFYTKLNEAMMDISDSVDEAKQYKSNLVDLNKNLGSLNQTYSSLNNVYGSMISSMANIRNS; from the coding sequence ATGAGTTTCTTAAAATCGAAAGGATTCAAGTATATTAAAAACTTGATTATTGGAGCAGGAGCCTGTGTTGTATTGTTAGGCGCATTATTTAAGATTCTTTCATGGCCATTCGCCGATGAAATGTTAATGGCCGGTATGTTTACAGAGGCTGGCATCTTCTTATTCTTAGGTATTATAGGTCCTGATAAAGATTACTACTGGGAAAAACTATACCCAGGTTTGGATAACTATCATTCTAATATCCAACCAATAAGTGCTGGACCTATGGCTGTTACTCCACAAACACCAGCTTTAAATGGTGAAATAGTAGAACAACAATTAGGGGGTATGTTGACAGAGCTACAAGTAATGGCTAAGAGCTTATCTTCGCTTAAAGCTTTACAAGAAGTGGACTTTTCAGGTACAAGTGACCAAATTAAAGCAATGGGTAACTTTTATACCAAGCTAAACGAAGCGATGATGGATATTAGCGATTCTGTAGATGAAGCGAAACAATATAAGTCCAATCTTGTGGATTTAAACAAGAATCTTGGTTCCCTCAACCAAACCTACAGCTCTTTGAACAACGTATATGGTTCTATGATCTCTTCCATGGCTAACATACGAAATAGCTAA
- a CDS encoding SUMF1/EgtB/PvdO family nonheme iron enzyme — protein MKNLSKFALLLLVVLAASCGRRENGQLLGVLDRPSWKGINPYGMVYVPSGTLTIGPSDQDVSNTFVQRQKQISIQGFYMDDTEVTNNEYRQFVYWVRDSIAHSYLDHYIEDEATGEQKIDWDYEIDWADETLEDLYYQGDDRFAGKKELDVDKLVFEYEWYDWKRASNDKGKSPRNTFIKRKKAKIYPDTLVWIRDFSYSYNEPMTRNYFWHPAFDDYPVVGIDWHTANAFCYWRTKLWNTYQQTRGDGINTEDFRLPTEHEWEYAARGGHELAPFPWGTYYVRNAKGCLLANFKPGRGNYPEDGGQYTVRADAYFPNDYGLFNMSGNVAEWTSSAYYENAYAFIHDLNPDIRFDAKEDDPEAYKRKVIRGGSWKDIMYYLRNGVRHWEYQDTTKSYIGFRCALTFLGRSVNDF, from the coding sequence TCGACGCGAAAACGGTCAATTATTAGGTGTACTTGACCGTCCTTCCTGGAAGGGAATCAATCCCTACGGTATGGTTTATGTTCCATCCGGAACACTGACCATCGGACCCAGTGATCAAGACGTTAGCAATACTTTCGTGCAGCGTCAAAAGCAGATCTCTATCCAAGGCTTTTACATGGATGATACTGAAGTTACCAACAACGAGTATCGACAGTTCGTTTATTGGGTAAGAGACTCCATTGCTCATTCTTACCTTGATCATTATATTGAGGATGAAGCAACTGGTGAACAAAAAATCGACTGGGATTACGAAATCGATTGGGCTGACGAAACCCTTGAGGATCTTTATTACCAAGGCGATGATCGATTCGCTGGTAAAAAAGAGCTGGATGTCGACAAATTGGTTTTTGAATATGAGTGGTATGATTGGAAAAGAGCCTCAAATGATAAAGGCAAATCTCCAAGAAACACTTTTATCAAGCGTAAGAAGGCTAAAATTTATCCAGATACACTGGTTTGGATTCGCGACTTCTCTTATTCTTACAACGAACCCATGACCCGTAATTATTTCTGGCACCCTGCCTTTGATGATTATCCTGTAGTAGGTATCGACTGGCATACCGCTAATGCGTTTTGCTACTGGCGGACTAAACTTTGGAATACTTACCAACAGACTCGTGGGGATGGTATCAATACGGAAGATTTCCGTTTACCTACAGAACATGAGTGGGAGTACGCTGCACGTGGTGGACATGAATTGGCACCATTTCCTTGGGGAACTTATTATGTGAGAAATGCCAAGGGTTGTTTATTGGCCAATTTTAAACCCGGCCGCGGTAATTACCCCGAAGATGGTGGTCAATATACGGTTAGAGCTGATGCTTATTTCCCTAATGATTATGGGTTATTCAATATGTCAGGGAATGTAGCAGAATGGACCAGCTCCGCTTACTATGAAAATGCTTATGCTTTTATTCATGACCTAAATCCTGATATCCGCTTTGATGCTAAAGAGGACGATCCCGAGGCCTATAAGCGCAAAGTGATCAGAGGAGGATCATGGAAAGATATTATGTATTATCTCCGTAATGGTGTACGTCACTGGGAATACCAAGATACAACTAAGTCATATATTGGTTTCCGATGTGCCTTGACCTTCCTAGGTCGTTCTGTAAATGATTTCTAA